The Triticum aestivum cultivar Chinese Spring chromosome 6D, IWGSC CS RefSeq v2.1, whole genome shotgun sequence genomic sequence cctgcatctagtactattactccacacatcgaccgctatccagcatgcatctagtgtattaagttcatggaaaaacggagtagtgcaataagaacgatgacatgatgtagacaagatctatctatgtagagatagaccccatcgttttatcctatacatacatgtcgtttccctttctgtcactgggatcaagcaccgtaagctcgaacccactacaaagcacctcttcccattacaagataaatagatcaagttggaaaaaaaacaaatatcagagaagaaatacgaggctataagtaatcatgcatataagagatcaaagaaactcaaatactttcatggatataaaaagatataactgatcataaacttgaagttcatcatatcccaacaaacacaccgcaaaagagttacatcatatggatctccaagagaccattgtattgagaattcagcgagagaggggaagccatctagctactaactatggacccgaaggtctacaaagaactactcacgcatcatcggagaggcaccaatggaggtggtgaaccccatccgagatggtgtctagattgaatctggtggttctggactctggagcggctggatgaatatttcattgatgcctttagggtttctggaatattggggtatttatagatcaaagaggcggtccgggggcacccgaggtaggcacaacccaccagggcgcgcctgggcctcctggcgcgccctggtgggttgtgctcccctcggggcaccccccaggcgcagctagggcccgttgtgttccttctggcccataaaaaaatcatcgtggagtttcatggcatttggactccgtctgatattgattttctgcgatgaaaaaacatgagaaaaatagcaactagcacttggcactatgtcaataggttagtaccaaaaaatgatataaaatgactataaaatgattacaaaacatccaagattgataatataacagcatggaacaatcaaaaattatagatacgttggagacgtatcactcaccaacaatgacattagctttattagcagatgcGGCTACCTCGGGCCGAATGAGCAGCTTGTTCCCTTctaaatccatggtgttcattggaaagggttgtttatcaacttgcatctaaGAAAAGTTCAATCATCCGTCATTAATGgctgattgtatctgtcgtcgaaaaacattgcaatcgttagtagcatgagaaaaagaattacgatgcttgcaataagcacgccattTCAGCTCTTCAaatggcggtaaagtatgagatattctaataatttTAGCTTGcggcaaagcatcaaatattttatcacacttggcaatgttaaaagtaaacttcatttcttcatcacgattcttatgaatcggtttcagatcattgcaagtaaagggtttagCCTTAGATGGCCAAATAAATTCAGTAGCATACATATCACCCTCATCGTctgagtgatcactatcatatgcAATCATGTTCATCTTAGGACGATCAGCTttatatctatgcacttctttaagatctttgctttggctttcctgagccaaagccctttgtaagacttggttgatatttaataACTCATacccttctagcttttctctaatgggagttctcaaaccactcagcactagatctgccaagtctctctcggttattaCGAAACTATAGCACCgtttttttgtttctctgaatctcttgacataATCGGAGACTGATTCATCATGCTTTTGTTTAACCGacgttagatgtgacaacttgagttcattgtcgccgctataaaaatGATCATGACATCTCTGCTCTACCTACaaccaaacccgaatggaaccatgtggtaaagaagaaaaccatgaaaatgcagtaccagttaatgacaaaggaaataaacgcactttcaattcatttAGCGAGCCTGCCTCACCCAGttgtgctaaatattgactaacatgctcccatgtggtttacgtgccttctccattaaacttaacaaaatctggaatcttatatcctggagggcactggatggcatcaaagtactcggggtacggtttttggtaaatccgattccgaggtaactcaactccaaaattctcttggagcatcttagccatctcttctctaagattagctagaccatcatccacagTGGACGATGaaacttgtggcagtggcataggagaaGTAGGACTACTAGCTATAAGTAGGAACTGTGGCATGTATGCTGAACCATAGTTCGGTAATGgacgagtggttgtagctgtagacGGCCCTATTGTTCCGATGGAGAGAAGAACCTATAATTAGCTTTTCggaaaatttccaaacgaacaatTTCAACAAAATCTTTCAATTTCTCATTTTATTATGTTCCCTATCAATCCTCTCCAAAATTTCTTTCTTTTTGTCGTTGGGCAAGGAGCAATCCATTCAGCACTTTCCGATGGGGACCAAAAGCCACTGGGCTACCAAGAGGTCGGATTCAGTTCAGTCCTGTTTTCAAGATCCGGTTCAGTGTTTGGGGATGGCTTGGTCCAAGCCCACATccggttcggcgttgccaccgaacctagCATGGTCATGATAGGActaatgggtgcagccacaatctgatttgcaTGGGTAGGGTAATAAGCCATCGGCatgggaggcgccgatgcaataggtaaagccagattagggttttgcacactagcagctacaccatcattaccactagatgattgagatatattcttctgagcattagtattttcaacgaaagtttgatagactagattgttaccatcagcaataagactctcaatctcagcccactgctcaggagaaaaggtagtactcaCAGAGGGTTTAACTTGCTCatcttgaagaggagggaacttgagtTCTTcgatcggagtgatgttgccttggaaatccttcttgaactttgcaaggaacttctgcaaatccttctcttcgcgcgccttcttgtactcctcatagacttagcgatgatcggccgatatctcatcaagactgggtttaatgatgttatcggcgtctacctcagatggcttgggaagatcagacatggtggatgatgacgattgatcttctatcgccagcggagtcgccaaaaagtgtgttgacacacgaacacgtcatgtGTACCCTCGACGGGGGGGTGATGCAAcgcagctcacatcgaaggagacccgaccgacagcgcgatacgcaggacagtcggcgggcgcttttgagacCCGAAACCTTGCACGCCCGGGAGttaccccgtcagggagtgcgacggctatgggctgccctaggtccactcgctcgcccctagagcctcgggattcgcagctctcaaacttgagggacagcgaagaacgagagagaaaaacggtggagagataaaacgtatactgaaaaagtagtatattgatttgttcgattgtgtgttgttcaatccgccatcacccccaacatatataagaggcggctggacttcccgtacaattAAAGGATTCGTCTAGGTTTTCCTTACAAAAAaatacatcaattcacgtcctagagtcctagttctattccaactcggattcagtctgaatctggcccaacttctgtcttcctccttgcgcgggcccgagcttgcatatgatctccgatcaagacggcccaagcatcaaacttgtgcgcctcgacgaggcaaaaaactctcatgttgatcactttttcaaataaggcatcttgaatacttttcgaggtcatctttaccttctaGACGGACTCGGTCTTGCAACaaactggattatccgagtctcgtagtgaatttgcaggccatatactatctctgatgatgatgactccaaaaccaaagtttaccgtttTGACGAATGACGATACGCACAACTTCCGTATTGAACACTTCTCCatctgaggtcatcttgataacctttcgggcacatgttcagtttcactcggattcgagctcatccactcggatattagagtctttcactcggatcgtccgactggactttttcaGTCGGATATTAGaatctttcactcggaagacaatctttcactcggatgactacattttcactcggaagacgatctctcactcggatgactatattttcactcggaaggcaatatcttactcgatcagcaagttttcattccgacggtaatcttttcactcggaatattttcacctggaggacaatttcactcgaatgactatattttcactcagatgataataagttcactcggacggcaaactttcgctcgatcgataagttttcactcggatttcccgactgaaaacatagactgatcttgatttgtctctccagggCTCATACGACTTCGGATTGAGAcgagttatatatgaaaattgatcgaCTCGACGAGAAGAAACTTTTTTGTGTTGAAGGTTTTTTCAATTGAAGGCCTACTCGAGGGCCGAATTGCTCGCGacacccatcagacagggtgtttGGTACCTCCCGCCATATTTCCGTTTaggttcggtctgcagtgtattgcctctaacttttgcatacgaactcggattgagatgatttatatatcaaaatcgattgcatCGATGAGACGAAGACAACTCCGTTAGAGtcctccttcatccgaggtcatcttgaaggcGTGATCGGCCAAAAACCACTCAAACATTGAATTCTGCCACTCAGAGTACAATTTCGATCCCTAAGATGGCTTCGGATgatgataacctaaacatcaaagttgttccacttggAGATGTGAAACTTtccatgctgaaaaccctttcactcgaagccatctcattttcttttatgccatgccaaaatctgatgtcaacagtcttcttgctccaaccgcccaaacaaGCGCCGGCCGTgcagcctgctcctgcctcccgtgtccagctgtgctgccaccgctggccatgccatccctctatactcacccacacctcctgttattcttcgacgacggcaacctcacaccgcagccgaagtagtcaacccacgtactcccctccgcgtgggcatccactgccacgtcttccccgactctgtgttgttcccttcctaggcctcgtcatcgtccatcgccttggtgctctcggcgcggcatggtcaacatggttaacaaaAGACAACCATCGGAAGAGCACTTTAGGCGGTGAGgttgacagctggacccaccagctacatcttcgaacacaaggaagtgcatccttattactcgcaaaataaaaacgattcctccccctgacaactgggaccgaccagctatatcttcgcacgcaaggaagtgcgtccttatcctccaagaccactgggacccacccggtcaaagcgtatgtagcgttgtctgtctggtcgtaaacgtgtacgtacatactagtcgatcggtctctctgcaagtatgaaccatggccgagtaagtagcggcacgtgtcattgtagagcacccgacatagcagttcacgcagtcccgtctaagtcctgtacacgtacgtatagccacAGGGAAAAAAATATGGCCATATAcgtacatacggacggggtctcgagcgcgtactcgcgcatatatacggacggccagggcttgtgtacatggagaggcaacggatgggagcaacggcgtcctgttcatcgggcaacgaaccggctgggtcggaacggaaaaacaacgtcctgttcatcgggaggcagctgactgggtcggaatgcgtcttgttcaacgggagccaaccggctttgaAGGAACAGCCGAAatggggtctggcataccgcagaatggaggaaacggccttctgttcgaccggtcatggtcgaaacaggatcctattcatcaggaggtctgacgtaccgcaaaacggaggaaacggacttgtgttcgagtgcctacggtcgaaacggggtcctgttgatcaggaggggtgtggcgtaccgcaaaacggaggaaacggacttgtgttggagcgcctacggtcgaaacggggtcatgttcatccaccgtttactgcctcgctccagcctccacgggctactgttcatccaccgtcgacctcctctagcctccatgggctactgttcatccacgactagtgttcatccagtctccactggctgctgttcatagagcctccacggggtcctgttcatccacccccaaccggctagggtgtggcggcctcctcggggtcctgttcatccagcggcaacggcctactaccacggggtcctgttcatccaacccccaccggaaactgttcatccacagccaaccaaccggcttgACTCACCACGTAtcgactcgttctacgtaccgTGCGCATGGTAGCAACgatcactgttcatcgagaggcaacccaacaccggctggctacgtctcgcatggaggctcgatcggcttcagtaagcagcagcagtgatcggtcgctcgggttcagttagcagcagcaacgaaggaattgctcgggttcagtcagcagcgaatgaatcgctcgggttcagttaacagccaagggatcgatcgctcgggttcagtaacgtgcgatcactcgggttcagctagccaacgcctcgcacacacacgcgtacatgagagaaacacacaaaccacagtgcatcgctcggccccgaccatccatcgtaaccgggaactccgcgatattttcctcgcccttgcttctaccacgatttttatccgtcatggacggcccaaagaatgtcatgcagctgcgtctctggcctgcccaggaggaaaagcccattttctgtcatgattttttgtcatagaagtaggagtccaccacatctatgatgatactgggttttgtcacaattatcgtcatagaagtgtcataagcatgacaggaaaaaattggtcggcccaaaatgtcacggatgtgtcttttttttgtagtgctgatttgattagaactaacctgactggcgctattttcagcagaactaccatggtgtcattttttgtgtagaaataaaagttctcgaaaatgggctgaaaatttacggtgatttttatggaccaaaagagacccatGAAGCACCGGAGCTAGGCCaggaggtgaccgaggaggccacaagcctggaggcgcgccccccgagcttgtgggcccctcgggcacccccttaACCTGAGAGCGAcgccaaaattcctataaataccaaaacccccagaaagaaccctagatgagaagtccgccaccgcaagcctctgtagcgacgaaaaaccaatcgggaccccattccggcaccctggcagagagggaaatcatcaccggaggccatcttcatcgccccgacggtctccatgacgaggagggagtagttcaccctcggggctgagggtatctaccagtagctatgtgtttgatctctctctctctctcgtgttcttgatttggcacagtCTTGATataccacgagctttgttaatatatctggaccttatggtgttcttccctctctaccttcttgtgatgaattgagtcttgatCTTTGAGgcttcgttatgttggattgagtattggatttgagaacacttgatgtatgtcgtgCATGTGGATaaccgtggtgacattggggtgttctattgattcatttgatgtatgtttttgcactcaactcgcggattcccgaggtgacattggggtcatctatgcataggggttgatgcatgttttcgtcctacgttctcaaccttggagtgattctttgttgcacgttgagggattattatatgagccaattatgttatcattgttgagagattttgcactagtgaaagtatgaaccctaggccttattttcaagcattgcaataccgtttttgttcaCTTTTGTTAGtagctaccttgttgtttttatattttcagattataaaaacctatatctactatccatactacacttgtatcaccatatcttcgccgaactagtgcacctatacaatttgccattgtattgggtgtgttggggacacaagagatttcttgtatttggttgcagggttgtttgagagagaccatcttcatcctaagactcccacagattgataaacattagatcatccacttgaggaaaaattgctactgtcctacaaaactctgcgtttggaggtccaacacgagtctacaagaagaaaggttgcgtagtagacatcagcacctcctgacgtgagaccgacgccaaaaaatcctacaAATACAGAAACTCCTACAAATAACCCTAACTCCGCCTCTTTAAATTCCCAAAAATCAGAAAACCTATAGGGGAGTCCATGAAATACTTTTTCCATGCCGCAAACCTTTGTTGtcgcgagatcccatctagggatcgtttctggcactctgccggagggggaattgatcacgaaggggttcttcatcatcctcgttgtccatttgatgatgagtgagtagtttaccacacatagcgggccggcccagcaaacgCAGGGAGGAGAGAAAGGTTAATCCGCCTATACTGCTAAAAACAAATGGAATTCACGGAGAACCATGATTGTATCACCAAATGGCAATCAGTGTAGCTGAGACAACAACCAATGCACCAACTCATCTCACTATCCATTTTGAGGACCAAAATGCTATTTGACCCTTGTTTTAATACACGTTAACATGAAGGATATATACCCAATCTATTATGCTTATTTTTTAAGATAAAGTGAAAAAAGAATTCGTAATAAATAAAAAGTGAACTTGAAGAAAGTACAGATATTTAAAAAGGTTCATACAAACTGAAAAAATCAtcgttttaaaaatgttcattgattTCCAAAAAAACTATCgattttttaaaaaattcatcAGTTTTgagaaagttcacaaatttgatgtTCATCAATtctggaaaaaaagttcatcgatttgaaaaatataaaaaaattgaaaaatgttcattatttaaaaaaaaattaaaaaaagttcattgattttgaaaggTAATTCTTGATTTTGGAAAGTAGTTCaaaaatttggaaaatgttcatcaaatttgaaaaaagttgacAAACTTGAAAAAGTTCACGATTTTGAGagaaagttcacaaatttggatAAGTTCATGGATTTTAAGAAAAAGTTCAGCAATTAAAAaatcatcggttttgaaaaagaaGTTAacaaatttgagaaaaagttcatcaatattgaaaaatgttcacaaatttgaaaaaagaaaataaaaaagcgaCAAAGAAGAAAGTCAAAAGAAAATAAAcagatgaaaggacaaaagaagaaaaaaatatttATGTAATCACAACAGGCGAGGTGTCCTGGTGGTTATCCGTCTTCCTCTCGTCTCGTGCGTCGCGCGTTTGAATCACAACTTGCACCGGTTTTGCACGCGCGTTTTTTGCAGTTTAGAAACATAAAaaaataatgggccggcccatcgcaGAGTGGATGTGTGCGCCCGTTTGTGAAAACCTAAGAAAACGGCGCTGAAGGTGCCCGATAGCATTTAGCATTTCTACCTTGCGTCACAATGATCAACAAAATCACTAGTTAAAGAGTACTCGTcgcaaagatcactcccacctcccCAGGTTGCGGCAAGTGACGCGTTGCatgtgtgccacttgtcgcaacctgggagtttttccttttttcgtagattcgtttatttaaAACGTGTTATCTCtttaaccgtgcgtccaaatctcgaaccgttttcaccgttggattcctcgcgccgagatcttcaaaactagatccaatgttgataggttttgatgaactttttttcacgaaaaaaaccaaACGAAAAACTGAACGGGAGCAtgggttttttccctttctgaaagaggcatgcccgtgcctctcgcgaaaccacaaccgtgcctctcgtggaaacaAAACTGTGCCGCTCAcggaaggaaaaaagaagagaaaacgctTTTTTCGTTCgcaaaagcacaaccatgcctctcgcggaagcaaaaccgtgcctctcgtgaaagaaaagaaaaaagaaaaaacgtgtgttttctgtttccgagaggcacggccgtgcctctcgtgaaagcacaactgtgcctctcgcggaagcaaaaccgtgcctctcgcagaaggaaaaaagaaaacatgttttttttcgtttccgagaggcacggccatgactctcgcgaaagcacaaccgtgtctcttTGCAAAACCGTGCCTTTCGCGGAGAGAAAAAAACAGGAAACGTGTTTTTTTTctgcacggccgtgactctcgcgaaagcaccgTGGCTGTCGTGGAAACAAAACCATGACTCCCGCGAAAGgggaaaacgcgttttttcgtgaaatttttttTTGGCCCAAAAGTTcaggaagaccggtgaaaaaccgaaacgtcaaaaaaacccgaaaaaaaccgtttaaaaagaaacgcgtgcggaaaaaaagGTCGGAGGGAGTGTCCAGAGTGCGACACGTGGCGGGCGGCTGggagcgcgccaagtgacgctgattGTTTCAAGGCTCCAGAAGGAGCGCTGGTTAATTAGTTGGCCTCAATGATCAAAGCTGGGGCAAATGGTTTTAGCTTTTTGCAGCCCAACCTTAGCAGGACCCTTTTTCTACCGCAGCAAGTCCAAATAGGCCTGGGTCCAGCTAGCCGCGCCTATAAATGCAACAAGATTCAGTCCGTCAGTCCTATTCCTAGCTCATATCAATTCCGTCCGAGCAGACAAGAAGACTCTACGAACTTAATTAGTCGCTTCATTCGGAAACAAAAGCAACAAACAGCATGAAGCCATCTACGGCTCGTCTTCTCGCGGCCGCAGCGCTCGCCGCCGTCCTCGCGCTGGCGAGCGGGGTCGCCGACGCAACGGTGGTGACGACGTGCAAGGCGGCGGCCGGCAGCGACGGGCGCGTGGACTACGACTTCTGCGTGGCGGAGCTGGGCAAGCACCACGACAGCCCCAGCGCGGACACCTGGGGCCTGGCCAAGGTGGCAGCCCTCACGGGCGTCGTCGACGCCGACAACGCGGTCTACGACATCAAGGAGCTGCTGGCCAAGGACGGCGCGGACGCCAGGACGCAGGCGGCGCTGGCGCGGTGCCAGGAGCTGTACGACAGCATGGGGTTCGCCTTCGCCGAAGCGCAGGACGACATCAACAACCGCGACTACGCCGCCGGGAAGGAGAAGGCCGGGGAAGCCGCGTCTCTGGCGCACCAGTGCGACGACGCCTTTGCCCAGGCCGGTGTCCCGTCGCCGGTCACGCGGCACAGCTCCTACTCGGTGCAGATAGCGGTTGTCTGTACGGCTATTACCAACCTCATCCAGTGAAGAACGTCTAAAACTTGGGGATACTACGTGTGTAAAAGTAGTACGTGCTACTAAAAGAGTGTGGTTTACCTTTAAGAAAAGAGTGTGGTTCACTTTAATATCGACGTCTTATTAGGGTACTCGCATGTTTTGAGTctcatctttttttccttttttgtttgcaTCCTGAGCAATATCTATGTAAGGTACTTCCTCGTCTGAGAATATAAAGCGCGTTAATCTTCTAATCTTTTCTCAATACTTTTTCTAACACAGTACGGACACAGACGCTCATTTATACACACATACACTCATTCATATGAACACGCATGCACACCCTACCccatgagcacctccgagagactgagatGCCATATCATCTTGAGATGTGGCAACATCGACCTTGACAACATCGACCTTGACAACATTCTACAGGCCTTCCTGGCAGTCCACAGTACTTTCCCCATGCGATATCTTGGTCTTCCGTTGTCGGTCACAAGACTAAAGCGCATCCACTTTCAGTATTTGGAGGACAAGGTGGCAGGCAAGCTTCCGCCTTGGTCGGCGATGCATGTGGCTACGCCGGGGCGCATTATTTTGGTCAAGGTTGTGCTCACTGCCATTGCCATTTACCACCTCAAGCCTCTAGATCTTCCGGTTGAAGTGATGAAGAAGATCGATAGCCTGCGACGTGCCTACTTTTGGGCGGGCTGTGATAAGGTGACCGGCGGAAATGTAAGGTTAATTGGGATCTCGTCTGCAAGCCCAAGATTTATGGTGGACTGGGAGTGCTCAACCTTCAAAAATTTGCAACCGCCCTGCGCTTGCGTTGGCTCTGGCACGAATGGGATGAACCACCTAAGACTTGGTCTGGCTCTGGAACACCTTGCACTAGCAACGATAAAGATCTCTTCGCGGCTGCTACACTAGTTTTGGTGGTGTTTCTTCGTATCATTAAGAGGTGTGCTTGAAGATGGTGTGTCCCCGTACCTGATTCTCCAGGTTTGGCTTTTTCGTTATCAGGTTTGTCTCGGTGGTGTTGTCCTCTGAAGCAAACAATGTGGTTGTGCGTCTCGATACTACAGCTCTAGTTTCGGCTGATGATGGTTGGCCAACCTACAGCTCTAGTTTCGGCTGATGACGGTTGGACAACTGAATGTTAGTAGTGTTAACTGAAGATAAGATATGTGATCTAGGTATCAATGCAAAGAATAGGTCTAGACTTTCTTTAGCCAGCTTACTATGGAACTCTAGGTGTGCTTTAGGTGTCAATGCAAAGATAAAATGTTATGGAACATATAATTCTTCTATTTTGTAGTGTTTCATAGTTTGATTGAAGAAAGTTTGAACACTGCAAGTCAGAATGTCGCAAGTTGTCTCCTAGTTAGGTACAATTGATGTCTTTAATCAACACAACTTTGAAACTAGTTTGAACATTAAATTGAGCACTCCTGCTAGCATTTCACATCAGTCAAATCACTTAAAACCATGTACACTGACTCACTTCTTTTGTGGTCAATTTGTTCACTGCTGCTAGCATTTCACATCAGTCAAATCACTTAAAACCATGTACA encodes the following:
- the LOC123141704 gene encoding pectinesterase inhibitor 8 → MKPSTARLLAAAALAAVLALASGVADATVVTTCKAAAGSDGRVDYDFCVAELGKHHDSPSADTWGLAKVAALTGVVDADNAVYDIKELLAKDGADARTQAALARCQELYDSMGFAFAEAQDDINNRDYAAGKEKAGEAASLAHQCDDAFAQAGVPSPVTRHSSYSVQIAVVCTAITNLIQ